A single window of Desulfomonilia bacterium DNA harbors:
- a CDS encoding DUF3795 domain-containing protein, with protein sequence MIAYCGLDCEKCDAFIATTNNDNALRAKLAEQWSKEYDAQIRSEDINCTGCKSDGVKLYFCGNLCEVRKCALPREISTCAACPDYPCDRLDFIHKRAPDAKAVLDASRQ encoded by the coding sequence ATGATTGCATATTGCGGGCTTGACTGTGAAAAGTGTGATGCTTTTATCGCAACAACTAACAACGATAATGCGTTAAGGGCGAAACTGGCTGAACAGTGGTCAAAGGAATACGATGCGCAGATAAGATCCGAGGACATAAACTGCACGGGCTGCAAATCGGACGGGGTGAAGCTATACTTCTGCGGGAATCTCTGTGAGGTCAGAAAGTGCGCCCTGCCAAGAGAAATAAGCACATGTGCAGCCTGCCCGGACTATCCCTGCGACAGGCTTGATTTTATCCACAAGAGAGCCCCTGATGCAAAGGCCGTGCTCGATGCATCAAGGCAGTAG